A single genomic interval of Alistipes sp. ZOR0009 harbors:
- a CDS encoding (4Fe-4S)-binding protein — MGEDVKKYTNGEVTVVWKSHLCIHSRKCFTGLPEVFDPRKRPWIEMMGADSARIVEQVKRCPSGALSCYYNGANEPEKVIEDGVKVEVIAGGPLLVTGDVYIVHKSGLKESRADITAFCRCGASSNKPFCDGSHERIGFEKPDNIE, encoded by the coding sequence ATGGGTGAGGACGTTAAAAAATATACGAATGGAGAGGTTACCGTTGTTTGGAAATCTCATCTGTGTATTCATTCGCGCAAATGTTTTACGGGTCTTCCCGAGGTGTTTGATCCGCGAAAGCGCCCTTGGATAGAGATGATGGGGGCAGACTCTGCGAGAATTGTGGAACAGGTTAAACGTTGTCCTAGTGGGGCTTTAAGCTGCTACTATAATGGGGCTAATGAACCCGAAAAGGTTATTGAGGATGGCGTTAAGGTGGAGGTTATTGCAGGTGGCCCACTTTTGGTAACGGGCGATGTGTATATTGTACATAAGAGCGGATTGAAGGAGAGTAGAGCCGATATTACAGCATTTTGTAGATGTGGGGCCTCCTCCAATAAGCCATTTTGTGATGGATCACACGAGCGTATTGGTTTCGAAAAACCTGATAATATAGAGTAG
- a CDS encoding aspartate-semialdehyde dehydrogenase: protein MKVAVFGATGLVGGVMLKVLEEMNFPVTELIPIASERSVGKEVFFKGNAYKVVNPQTGLSLKPTLALFSAGGDTSKEWAPKFAEAGCFVVDNSSAWRMDPTKKLVVPEINADELTAEDKIIANPNCSTIQMVLALAPLHARFSIKRIVVSTYQSVSGTGIKALNQMAAERNGEAADMIYPYPIDMNCLPHIDVFTENGYTKEELKMVNETRKILGDNSINVSPTTVRIPVKGGHSEAVNVEFANDFNLEEVRNILSSTEGIIVQDDPANKIYPMPLYAEGKNEVFVGRLRRDISQPNTLNMWIVADNLRKGAATNAVQIALYLLKKGFIKA from the coding sequence ATGAAAGTAGCAGTATTTGGAGCCACAGGGCTAGTTGGAGGCGTTATGCTAAAAGTCCTAGAAGAGATGAACTTTCCAGTAACCGAGCTAATACCTATTGCCTCGGAACGGTCGGTAGGAAAAGAGGTCTTTTTTAAAGGAAATGCGTATAAAGTAGTCAACCCACAAACAGGCCTAAGCCTAAAACCTACATTGGCCCTATTTTCTGCAGGCGGGGACACGTCTAAGGAGTGGGCTCCAAAATTTGCTGAAGCAGGATGCTTTGTTGTAGACAATAGCTCTGCTTGGCGAATGGATCCAACTAAAAAGTTGGTTGTTCCCGAAATTAATGCGGATGAGCTAACTGCTGAAGACAAAATTATAGCCAACCCAAACTGCTCTACCATTCAAATGGTATTGGCACTTGCTCCGCTACATGCAAGATTCTCTATTAAACGTATTGTTGTTTCTACCTATCAGTCGGTATCCGGAACTGGTATAAAAGCGCTTAATCAAATGGCTGCAGAACGTAACGGAGAAGCTGCAGACATGATATATCCTTACCCAATTGATATGAACTGCCTTCCTCACATCGATGTGTTTACCGAAAACGGCTACACAAAGGAAGAGCTAAAAATGGTAAACGAGACCCGTAAGATTTTAGGAGACAACAGCATCAACGTATCGCCAACCACAGTTCGAATTCCAGTAAAAGGTGGGCACTCTGAAGCCGTAAACGTTGAATTTGCCAATGATTTCAACTTAGAAGAAGTAAGAAACATCCTTTCGAGTACAGAAGGAATTATTGTACAAGACGATCCTGCCAACAAAATATACCCAATGCCTCTTTATGCTGAAGGCAAAAATGAAGTATTCGTAGGGCGCCTTCGCCGGGATATCTCGCAACCAAATACCCTCAACATGTGGATAGTTGCCGACAACTTAAGAAAAGGAGCGGCCACCAATGCCGTTCAGATAGCATTATACCTACTAAAGAAGGGATTCATAAAAGCATAA
- a CDS encoding MATE family efflux transporter, whose amino-acid sequence MSITLKHYKDNFTLAIPVITANIGQAVVQIVDNVMVGRLGATPLAAASFAGIIIMNLFVFGMGIALSLTPLAGHAYASGKHRRVAALFQNSISLNTIIGILLTLILFAIIPLLYKLGQPTEVVDMAIPFYKLLALSTLPFFLFLAFKQFMEGIGNTKVAMIITIAANIINIVLNYIFIYGKFGAPALGIVGAGVATLTSRILMPIMFFGYIVAKNPYKRFLAFFKTQHFTIKKHRQLLEVGLPISGQMVIEIFALSVTTIMMGWLSTEALAANQVVLSMVHFTFMVATGISGASTILVSHQYGQQNFKEMRRYAFAGIHMAAAFMIFAALAFVFFGSSIASIFTTDPTVIALAAQMFLVVALFEISDGVQVTALGALRGITDVKRPMVYAFISYLAINIPAAYLFGFILKMGTQGIWVGFLCGLTTAAILFVNRFIKSSSRMIEQKA is encoded by the coding sequence ATGAGCATAACCCTAAAGCACTATAAAGACAACTTTACATTAGCAATCCCAGTTATTACCGCAAATATTGGTCAGGCGGTGGTACAGATTGTTGACAATGTAATGGTGGGTCGTCTTGGAGCTACCCCTCTTGCGGCGGCTTCGTTTGCTGGAATTATCATCATGAACCTCTTTGTTTTTGGGATGGGAATTGCCCTAAGCCTCACCCCTCTTGCTGGTCATGCCTACGCATCCGGAAAACACAGAAGGGTTGCAGCCCTATTTCAAAATTCCATCTCTCTAAATACCATCATAGGGATACTTCTAACGCTAATATTATTTGCCATTATACCATTGCTTTATAAGCTTGGGCAGCCAACCGAAGTTGTAGATATGGCGATCCCATTCTACAAGTTGCTGGCGCTATCCACGCTGCCATTCTTCCTATTCTTAGCCTTTAAGCAGTTTATGGAGGGAATCGGAAACACCAAAGTCGCAATGATAATCACCATAGCGGCCAACATCATCAACATTGTTCTGAACTACATCTTCATATACGGAAAGTTTGGGGCTCCTGCCCTTGGAATTGTAGGTGCTGGCGTTGCCACGCTTACCTCTAGAATCCTGATGCCCATCATGTTTTTTGGATATATAGTAGCCAAGAATCCCTATAAGCGCTTTTTGGCATTCTTCAAAACACAGCATTTTACAATTAAAAAGCATAGGCAGCTACTCGAGGTTGGACTTCCGATCTCAGGACAAATGGTTATCGAAATTTTTGCCCTCAGCGTCACCACCATAATGATGGGATGGCTTAGTACAGAAGCCTTAGCGGCAAACCAGGTCGTCCTGTCGATGGTTCACTTTACCTTTATGGTCGCTACGGGTATTTCGGGTGCATCCACCATACTAGTTAGCCATCAGTATGGCCAACAGAACTTTAAGGAGATGCGGCGATATGCGTTTGCGGGAATACATATGGCTGCAGCCTTTATGATATTTGCAGCCCTTGCGTTTGTTTTCTTCGGTAGCAGCATCGCCTCCATTTTCACAACCGATCCTACCGTTATTGCCCTAGCTGCCCAAATGTTTTTGGTTGTTGCCCTCTTCGAAATTAGCGATGGCGTTCAGGTAACTGCACTTGGTGCTCTGCGAGGTATAACCGACGTGAAACGTCCAATGGTTTATGCCTTTATTTCGTACCTAGCCATCAACATACCGGCAGCCTACCTCTTTGGCTTCATCCTAAAAATGGGTACCCAAGGAATTTGGGTTGGGTTTCTTTGTGGACTTACAACCGCTGCAATTCTTTTTGTAAATAGGTTTATAAAAAGCTCCAGCAGGATGATTGAGCAAAAAGCATAA
- a CDS encoding YihY/virulence factor BrkB family protein — protein sequence MLAIRGFKEDNVAIRASALTFFTTIAIVPVFAMIFGIAKGFNLDKNLDAFLRSQFQGQEDVLNWVMNFANSLIEKTVGGLMAGVGFAILLWSILRVFTNIEMSFNAIWHLDKGRNLTRKFSDYFSLILVAPVLLIASSSANVYVAATLHSYSSQSSILGYVAPFFMFLLKFVPYLLIGALFTILYLVMPNTKVQFKSALIAGVLAGSAFEIVQWGYIYFQVGVSRYNAIYGSFAALPLFMVWQQISWLIVLIGAEISFAIQNSHLYEYEYEIDNVSNNDKRTISVLLMSSIVKRHVKGETPYTSEDLSDELRLPIRLVRTLLSSLVKGNLLVETYTDDPKSRGYVPAISDDSITICKIYDVLDHLGVDDVIQPNIAAYTSICRLTDEMQQTLDASPLNVKVKNLE from the coding sequence ATGCTTGCGATTAGAGGTTTTAAGGAAGACAATGTAGCTATCCGAGCTTCTGCGCTAACCTTCTTTACTACCATTGCGATAGTTCCTGTTTTTGCTATGATTTTTGGAATAGCAAAGGGCTTTAACCTTGATAAAAATCTGGATGCCTTTCTTAGATCCCAATTTCAGGGGCAGGAAGACGTACTTAACTGGGTTATGAACTTTGCCAACTCCCTTATCGAAAAAACGGTTGGAGGGCTTATGGCTGGAGTCGGTTTTGCGATCCTGCTTTGGTCTATTTTGCGAGTCTTTACCAACATCGAAATGTCATTTAATGCTATTTGGCATTTGGATAAGGGGCGTAATCTTACCCGAAAGTTTAGCGACTACTTTTCCCTAATTCTGGTGGCTCCAGTGCTACTTATTGCTTCTAGTAGCGCCAATGTGTATGTGGCAGCAACGCTGCACAGCTATTCCTCTCAGTCGTCTATATTGGGATATGTTGCGCCATTTTTCATGTTTCTTTTAAAGTTTGTACCCTATCTGCTCATCGGTGCGCTGTTCACCATACTTTACCTAGTAATGCCCAATACCAAGGTTCAGTTTAAATCGGCGCTTATTGCTGGGGTGTTGGCTGGTTCTGCTTTTGAGATTGTGCAGTGGGGATATATCTACTTTCAGGTGGGAGTTTCGAGATACAACGCCATTTATGGTAGCTTTGCTGCACTTCCATTATTTATGGTTTGGCAGCAGATAAGCTGGCTGATCGTACTTATCGGCGCGGAAATATCTTTTGCTATTCAGAATTCGCACTTGTATGAGTACGAGTACGAAATTGATAATGTAAGCAATAACGATAAGCGTACCATCTCCGTTTTGCTTATGAGTAGCATCGTTAAAAGGCATGTTAAGGGAGAAACGCCCTATACCAGCGAAGATCTTTCGGATGAGCTGCGGCTGCCAATAAGGTTAGTTCGTACACTTCTCAGCAGTTTGGTTAAAGGAAACCTGCTGGTTGAGACCTATACCGATGATCCTAAAAGTCGTGGCTATGTGCCCGCCATATCTGACGATTCGATAACTATTTGTAAGATTTATGATGTTTTAGATCATCTAGGAGTGGACGATGTAATCCAACCTAATATTGCCGCTTACACCTCTATTTGTAGGTTGACGGATGAAATGCAGCAAACCTTAGACGCTAGTCCGCTAAATGTAAAGGTAAAGAATTTGGAGTAG
- a CDS encoding YeiH family protein: MSKIRKSLTEDWIAVIAGFLIIGITLLFERIMPSLLGESVVGKINAIIPKLPVFYSSKEQWFASDFFDKFFTTNNFYSILYFLLFFMLFAFLVPWITRRPKGKFVLSFAIVFLLAFIAQMVAAHTAMKSLNLETVFFSVIIGLLVGNLFKLPEWMKSAVLSEYFIKIGLVLLGTTVLFNNIMKAGALGMIQALVVVMSVWYIAFWISRRMKIDNETSMLLASSVSICGVSAAIATNGAINGDSKKLSYVVSLVLVVAIPMMLFMPYLAVWLGLSQEVAGAWIGGTIDTTGAVVASGTIIGNTAKDIAVIIKSAQNVLLGVAAFAISIYWSYANKSVGVEKPTAGVIWQRFPKFVIGFIAASLLFSFVLSPDTVTKVGSTLKGYQTIWFSLAFVCIGLETRFADVFNQENRKPMYAFLLAQLINVIITLAVAYLLFSGMTM, translated from the coding sequence ATGAGTAAAATTCGAAAATCATTAACGGAAGATTGGATAGCCGTAATAGCCGGATTCCTTATTATCGGCATCACGCTTCTGTTCGAAAGAATTATGCCCTCGCTTCTGGGCGAATCGGTTGTTGGAAAGATAAACGCCATTATCCCCAAGCTACCTGTATTCTACAGCTCGAAGGAGCAATGGTTTGCCTCCGACTTCTTTGACAAATTTTTTACAACCAACAACTTTTACAGCATACTTTACTTCCTGCTGTTCTTCATGCTGTTTGCATTTCTGGTTCCGTGGATAACCCGAAGGCCTAAAGGGAAGTTTGTCCTTTCGTTTGCAATCGTATTTCTGCTCGCCTTTATTGCACAGATGGTAGCGGCACATACCGCCATGAAATCTCTTAACCTCGAAACGGTATTCTTTTCCGTAATTATCGGACTACTTGTTGGGAACCTGTTTAAGCTACCCGAATGGATGAAGAGCGCGGTGCTTAGCGAGTATTTTATCAAAATAGGGCTGGTGCTTTTAGGAACTACCGTCCTATTCAACAACATAATGAAGGCAGGAGCGCTAGGCATGATCCAAGCCTTGGTGGTGGTTATGAGCGTTTGGTACATTGCCTTTTGGATATCACGCCGAATGAAGATAGACAATGAAACATCTATGCTCTTAGCGAGCAGCGTTTCCATTTGTGGGGTATCGGCAGCAATAGCAACTAACGGTGCTATAAATGGCGATAGCAAAAAGCTCTCGTACGTAGTTTCGTTGGTGCTGGTAGTTGCCATTCCGATGATGCTCTTTATGCCCTATCTGGCGGTATGGCTCGGACTCTCGCAGGAGGTTGCCGGAGCATGGATTGGAGGAACCATTGATACAACAGGAGCCGTAGTAGCCTCTGGAACTATTATCGGAAACACGGCCAAAGATATTGCCGTAATCATCAAGTCGGCCCAAAACGTGCTGCTAGGTGTTGCCGCATTTGCCATTTCGATATACTGGTCGTATGCTAACAAATCGGTAGGGGTAGAAAAGCCTACTGCTGGCGTTATTTGGCAGCGATTCCCCAAGTTTGTTATCGGATTTATTGCAGCATCGCTGCTCTTCTCCTTTGTGCTATCTCCCGACACGGTAACAAAGGTGGGTAGCACCCTAAAAGGATACCAAACCATCTGGTTTAGCCTCGCATTTGTATGCATTGGACTAGAAACTCGCTTTGCCGATGTTTTTAACCAAGAAAATAGGAAGCCTATGTATGCATTTTTACTTGCCCAGCTTATTAATGTAATCATAACCCTAGCGGTTGCCTACCTTCTTTTTAGCGGGATGACCATGTAA
- a CDS encoding metallophosphoesterase yields MKGYAIIIFFSIVFIVYFLVNYYIYRHGLMALPKGSNLRHAFVWLFWAAVICFPLGRMVERIWSCAVTDFIVWVGAFWLATMLYLFLSVLFVDILRLSNLIYPWMSNLFGNNMGNAKLWTMAAVSGIALLTVTIGHINAVWTRVNHHSIQIAKDGGSLKKVRIVAASDIHMGTIIAKHRVSKLVKLINEQQPDIVLFAGDIVDEDLSPVISRNLGQKLVQINSKYGIYAITGNHEYIGGAEPAIKYLQEHGVNILRDSAALIANSFYIIGRDDKDSRRYAHQQRKELSELLNGIDRSKPSILLDHQPFHLDKVQEAGIDIQLSGHTHHGQLWPLNYITQAIFEVSSGYKKKGNSHIFVSNGYGTWGPPVRTGNRPEILVLDVEFTGENRK; encoded by the coding sequence ATGAAAGGGTACGCAATTATCATTTTCTTCTCCATCGTTTTTATTGTCTACTTTTTAGTAAACTACTACATCTATCGCCATGGGCTAATGGCATTACCCAAAGGGAGTAACCTTCGCCATGCTTTTGTTTGGCTGTTTTGGGCTGCCGTCATTTGCTTCCCCCTTGGGCGTATGGTAGAGCGAATATGGAGCTGTGCCGTAACCGATTTTATCGTTTGGGTTGGAGCTTTTTGGCTTGCGACAATGCTATACCTCTTCCTTTCGGTGCTTTTTGTAGATATACTTCGCCTATCCAATCTTATCTACCCTTGGATGAGTAACCTCTTTGGGAACAACATGGGTAACGCCAAGTTGTGGACTATGGCAGCCGTATCGGGCATAGCACTACTTACCGTAACGATAGGACACATCAATGCCGTATGGACACGAGTAAACCACCATAGCATTCAAATAGCAAAGGATGGAGGATCCTTAAAAAAGGTACGCATTGTTGCTGCGTCAGACATCCATATGGGAACTATTATCGCCAAGCATCGCGTATCTAAACTTGTAAAGCTTATCAACGAGCAGCAACCAGATATCGTCCTATTTGCAGGCGATATTGTTGACGAGGACCTCTCGCCAGTAATCAGCCGCAACCTTGGACAAAAGTTAGTTCAGATAAATTCAAAATATGGGATTTACGCCATAACTGGCAATCATGAATATATTGGAGGTGCAGAACCTGCCATTAAGTACTTACAGGAGCATGGCGTAAATATTCTGCGCGACTCGGCAGCTCTAATAGCCAACTCTTTTTACATTATCGGGAGGGATGATAAAGATAGCCGACGATACGCCCATCAGCAACGAAAGGAGCTTAGCGAGCTGCTAAATGGCATCGATCGCTCAAAGCCATCCATACTGCTAGACCACCAACCCTTTCATCTCGACAAGGTGCAGGAGGCAGGAATCGACATTCAGCTATCAGGCCACACCCATCACGGACAGCTATGGCCGCTAAACTATATTACTCAAGCCATTTTTGAGGTAAGCAGCGGATATAAAAAGAAAGGAAACTCCCACATTTTTGTATCCAACGGCTACGGAACATGGGGCCCTCCTGTTAGAACTGGTAATAGGCCCGAAATTTTAGTTCTGGATGTCGAGTTTACGGGAGAAAATAGAAAATAA
- a CDS encoding lamin tail domain-containing protein, with the protein MSRLWLLSFLCLLFAVSTRAHVDRDSFQGNDRILFSEFVGFASFLDSSSLVDSFLSSVSLDSLSASTYNDIPERTATITAFTISDLGADRKPTVVSRILLDMNAQKVSVSKVIAGTVVCCNGRKVDSRIAFITDKCLVVELLNGNLLIADSTSSNVSVGIYVNPAEVLDLSSISFKIKGVDVDTAFSCLEPFSPVQTNVLLFKVKADRFIFSKIPSPIKVNSPFDLSVKACDSYENTDVDFNGECSLTVLGPVSMMLKTSFITGVAKYSSLSFSKSGRYEIVAAGARLSSTKELIVADNDSYLKAVTPDCSIPSIAAPLRFFDLLKFKIVDSGVTDTLKTEISQLVLNALDTAGNLLGRRVVDSLCVYFNGVRIDAKYTFYSTGKILIGIPDGEMSVLNGTEAEVVIRVKLLKNYFTSLFYFSIPPNGVEVGSASSFLSTLYSYHIRTPNLGVASSDFRILEGRLSSKGKVQLRLNQRLEPLSNISIKVLDDLGNDVKVNDVTLLDPFILSFKVAEGKTLLRVLLHRVVKEKVEVDSVLIRLKVGLEFGDATISEIMPDPLPSLGLPEGEYLEVYNRLSDTLDLEGWTVSVNGRLSRCGKGIVLPYSYAVLSSTSVSPFFKGYGNVVSLSNFDGLPNEGAGIHLINQEGTLIATAFYTDDLYQQEDIDGGVSLERIDVNSFAESIEAWGLSRSSNGGTPCNENSIAGTVVDKVPPRVEVLKVEGVNRITIVFNEPIELSQRMVITLNGLLDKATYSFDLFNPKVLFVKTSAELLRGEINRLKLLGVSDYSGNSFADEIFVVLGGSLHRGSLLINEVLFNPDVNCSDYVEVVNTSSTPLDLGSVSLARRNPEGKLDGVIRFSKSYKILQPNEYAVVCETPDALASRYLVSNPSKFLKVGALPSFPNGEGTVVLADSVGNIVDEFYYSEDMHFKMLPTFKGVALERLSIKGSQWMSASKEVGYGTPGMPNSQQTHDDVAEKGFSLLSNSISPDGDGTNDFLSIAYQQVESGSMVDVTIFSVAGIPVRRLCRNELLGTSGTIVWDGVTDAGLRVSRGIYIAHVQTTFSGGRCTSERLVFSVAYR; encoded by the coding sequence ATGAGTCGACTTTGGCTTCTGAGTTTTTTGTGCCTCCTTTTTGCGGTTAGCACTCGGGCGCATGTTGATAGGGATTCATTTCAAGGAAATGACAGGATTTTATTTTCAGAATTCGTAGGATTTGCATCCTTTCTTGATTCCTCTTCTTTGGTAGACTCTTTCCTTTCTTCAGTATCGCTGGATTCTCTTTCAGCATCTACGTATAATGATATCCCAGAGCGAACTGCAACTATTACAGCATTTACTATATCAGATTTAGGTGCTGATCGTAAGCCAACGGTGGTTAGCCGTATCTTGTTGGATATGAATGCCCAGAAGGTGTCTGTTAGTAAGGTTATTGCAGGAACTGTAGTTTGTTGTAATGGACGAAAGGTTGATTCTAGAATTGCATTTATTACTGATAAATGTCTTGTTGTAGAGTTACTTAACGGTAATCTCTTGATTGCAGATAGCACTTCTTCTAATGTCTCTGTTGGTATTTATGTAAATCCAGCAGAGGTGTTGGACTTGTCTTCTATTTCATTTAAAATTAAAGGGGTTGATGTTGATACTGCATTTTCTTGTCTTGAACCTTTTTCTCCAGTTCAAACAAACGTGCTTCTATTTAAAGTTAAGGCAGATCGATTTATTTTCTCTAAAATACCGTCACCTATAAAGGTTAATTCCCCTTTTGATTTGTCCGTGAAAGCCTGCGATAGCTATGAAAATACGGATGTTGACTTTAATGGCGAGTGCTCTCTGACTGTTTTAGGGCCAGTCTCAATGATGTTAAAGACATCTTTTATAACAGGAGTGGCTAAATATTCTTCGCTATCATTTTCTAAAAGTGGGCGCTATGAAATTGTTGCAGCAGGAGCCCGCTTGTCTTCTACAAAAGAGTTGATTGTTGCCGATAATGATTCTTATTTAAAGGCGGTTACTCCAGATTGTTCGATACCCTCAATAGCCGCACCGCTTCGTTTTTTCGACCTGTTGAAATTTAAAATTGTTGATTCAGGTGTTACAGATACGCTTAAAACAGAGATTAGTCAGCTTGTTCTTAATGCGCTTGATACGGCAGGAAATCTACTGGGAAGGCGCGTAGTCGATAGCCTTTGCGTATATTTTAACGGGGTTAGGATTGATGCCAAATATACTTTCTATTCAACAGGAAAGATTTTGATTGGCATTCCCGATGGTGAGATGTCTGTTTTAAACGGGACAGAAGCGGAGGTCGTAATTCGGGTAAAACTACTCAAGAACTATTTTACCTCGTTATTTTATTTTTCTATCCCACCAAATGGAGTAGAGGTTGGTTCGGCTTCTTCTTTTTTATCAACACTCTACAGCTACCATATTCGTACCCCGAATCTGGGTGTGGCATCTTCCGATTTTCGTATTTTGGAGGGGCGTTTATCTTCGAAAGGAAAGGTTCAACTTCGTTTGAATCAGCGATTGGAGCCTCTTTCTAACATTTCAATTAAAGTTTTAGATGATTTAGGTAACGATGTTAAGGTTAACGACGTTACCTTGCTAGATCCATTTATCTTGTCCTTTAAGGTTGCAGAAGGCAAAACTCTTCTTCGGGTTCTTCTTCATAGAGTGGTTAAGGAAAAGGTTGAGGTTGATTCCGTTTTGATCCGCTTGAAGGTAGGTCTGGAATTTGGTGATGCCACTATATCTGAAATTATGCCAGATCCACTTCCCTCTTTGGGTCTGCCCGAAGGAGAGTATTTGGAGGTTTATAACAGGCTGTCTGATACGCTTGATTTGGAAGGATGGACAGTATCTGTAAATGGAAGATTGTCGAGATGTGGTAAGGGAATTGTATTGCCCTACTCCTATGCTGTATTGTCATCAACGAGTGTTAGTCCGTTTTTTAAGGGTTATGGGAATGTCGTTTCCTTGTCAAATTTTGACGGGTTGCCAAACGAAGGTGCTGGAATTCACCTTATAAATCAAGAGGGGACGTTAATTGCTACTGCTTTTTATACTGATGATCTTTACCAGCAGGAAGATATAGATGGAGGCGTTTCTTTAGAGCGGATTGATGTAAATAGCTTTGCAGAGAGCATTGAAGCTTGGGGCCTTTCAAGGAGTAGTAACGGGGGAACACCCTGTAACGAAAATTCTATTGCGGGAACGGTTGTTGATAAAGTGCCCCCTAGAGTGGAAGTTTTGAAAGTTGAGGGAGTTAATAGGATTACCATCGTATTTAATGAGCCAATCGAACTTTCTCAACGTATGGTAATTACGTTGAATGGTTTATTGGATAAAGCAACCTACTCTTTTGATCTGTTTAATCCGAAGGTGCTGTTTGTTAAAACTTCGGCAGAGCTGCTGAGAGGAGAAATTAATCGTTTGAAACTTCTAGGTGTTTCAGATTATTCAGGCAATTCGTTTGCTGATGAAATTTTTGTTGTGCTAGGAGGTTCGCTACATCGAGGTAGCCTGCTTATTAATGAGGTGCTATTTAATCCCGACGTAAATTGTTCGGATTATGTAGAGGTTGTAAATACTTCTTCAACGCCCTTAGATTTGGGCAGTGTGAGTTTGGCAAGACGGAATCCAGAAGGGAAGCTGGACGGCGTAATCCGTTTCTCCAAATCGTATAAAATTTTGCAGCCAAATGAGTATGCTGTGGTTTGCGAAACCCCAGATGCTCTAGCCTCACGCTATTTAGTATCAAATCCATCTAAATTTTTAAAGGTTGGCGCTCTTCCTTCATTTCCAAATGGAGAGGGAACCGTGGTGCTTGCCGACTCTGTCGGAAATATAGTTGATGAGTTTTATTACTCAGAGGATATGCACTTTAAGATGCTGCCAACATTTAAAGGTGTTGCCCTTGAACGTTTATCGATAAAAGGTAGCCAGTGGATGTCTGCTTCAAAGGAGGTGGGGTATGGAACTCCAGGCATGCCGAATTCCCAGCAAACTCACGACGATGTGGCGGAAAAAGGATTCAGCTTGCTTTCTAACTCAATTTCTCCTGATGGTGATGGAACCAATGACTTTTTGTCTATAGCCTATCAACAGGTGGAATCCGGCTCTATGGTAGATGTTACCATTTTTTCTGTAGCTGGAATTCCCGTTAGGAGGTTGTGCCGGAACGAGCTGCTGGGTACAAGTGGAACAATTGTTTGGGATGGGGTTACAGATGCAGGATTACGAGTCTCAAGAGGTATTTATATTGCCCATGTACAAACAACATTTAGCGGTGGACGTTGCACCAGTGAACGGTTGGTTTTCTCTGTAGCGTACCGATAG